CGGCAGCACCTCGCCCACGCCGGCCCACTGCTGCACCTCGGCGCCCAGCGCCCAGATCTGCTGCTGGTGCGCCAGCGTGGCCGGGGGCGGCAGCTCGCACAGCAGCGCCGCGTCGCCAAGCGGATGAAGGCGAGGCAAAGGGAGTCGGCTATTCACGACCCAGGCTGCGCACCTTGGCTGCCAGTTGCTTCTCCACATCGGGCGAGACGAACTTGTGGACCTCGCCGCCGAGCATGGCGATCTCGCGCACGAAGGTGCTCGAGATGAACTGGTACTTGTCGCTCGGCGTGAGGAATACGGTTTCGACGTCGGGCATCAGCGAGCGGTTCATGCCCGCGAGCTGGAACTCGTAGTCGAAGTCGGTCACGGCGCGCAATCCGCGCACCATGGCCTTGCCGCCGCGCGCCACGACGAAGTCGCGCAGCAAGCCCGAAAAGCTCTCTACCGTGACCTGGTCGCTGAACGGCTGCACGGCTTCGCGCGCCATCTCGATGCGCTCTTGCAGGGAGAACAGCGCCTTCTTGTGATGGCCCGCCGCGACCGCGACGATGACCTTCGAGAAAAGCTGGGTTGCACGCCGCACCACGTCCTCGTGGCCGAGGGTGATGGGATCGAAAGTGCCGGGATAAACCGCGATCACGTTGCTGGCCATGGTCTTCTTCCTCATGCAGCCGGTGCGGCTTGTCCGGCGGATTATGCAGTCCCGTTTGCAGCGGGCCGCAGCAGATGCGCATGGACCGCACCTGCCTTCAGGTAACGAAATTCAACAAGGCCGACGGCAGCCAGCTCTTCGCCGCTCCAGCGGCGCGGCGCTTCCAGGTAGACCGCACCCGCGGCTTTCACGGCGCGTGCCGCGGCGCGCAGCGAAGGTTCGTACAGCGCCGCGTTGTCGAAAGGCGGGTCGAGGAACACGGCATCGAGGCTGCCCGCCGCGGTGCGTTCGAGCGCAGTGAGCCCGTTGCCCCGCTCGATGCGGACGGTTTCGGCCGAGAGCCTGGCCTTGGCGGCCTGGAGCTGGGCCACCAATGCGGCGTCCTGCTCGCACAGCAGCACGTTGGCGGCGCCGCGCGACGCGGCCTCGAGCCCGAGTGCCCCGGTGCCCGCGAAGGCATCGACGCAATGCCAGCCCGGCAGCTCGCCGCCGCTCGCGCCAGCCATGCTCGCGAGCCAGTTGAACAGCGTCTCGCGCACGCGGTCGGGGGTCGGGCGCAGGCCCGGCTTGTCGGCCACCGGCAGGCGGCTGCGCTTCCATTGGCCGCCAATGATGCGCACCTCGCGCGGCAGCGCTTTCGCACGCGCGGGCGGTGTCGATGGCTTCGAGGGGGAACGCTGGGCGGCTGCGGCTTTCTTCTGGGGCATGGCGCGAGCTTAACGCCGCCGTGCGGGCGGGGCTGAAGCAGCGGCGCGTCGAAGGACCGCCTGGGCGGCCCGCCAGACGGCCTTGTCTAAACCGGGATGCGCTGGAAGATCATCCCGCCGGCATGCAGCTCTTCCTTGCCGTCGCTGCGCACCATGTTCAGCTCCATCAGGTCTCGCCCGACGATGACGGGGATCTGCACGGTCATGCCGGCCTGATCGTCGTCGATCACGCGGACCACCTGCCCGTTGTCCAGCAGGACGTAGCCCGGCAACTCGGCCAGCTCGCCAATGTCCCAGATCCATGGCTTGAACCCCGGCAGCGAATCCTTCAGGTCGTTCACGCGCTGCCATCGGCTGCCCAGCCGTGCCTGCCACGCGGCTGGCAGCGGGGTGTCCAGCGGCGGCAGCCATTCACCGATGGGCTCCTCGGCCCAGTACAGCGAATGACTGGCAAGCGTGCGCTGGCTCAGGTAGCGGTGGCCGCCGACCGTCTGGAAGCGGTAGCAGATGCTGCTTTGCCCCTCGGCCCACCAATAGCCATCGCTGCGCGCGCGCAAGGTTTGCACGACGACCCAGGGCGACTCCCATCGTTGCAAGGTCAGCGAGCCGTCGGCGGCGGCCCGCACTTGCAGGGGCGCGCTGAAGTTGGCATAGACACCTTCCAGCGCGGCGCGCTCGGGCGCAGGGGAGACGGGTGCGGGCACGGCGGACGCGAGGGGTGCCGCACGGCGCGCGCCGCGTTCGGCGGCCACGCGCACCATCAGCCCTTCGGCCAGCGCGGTCGGGTCGTAGTCCAGTCCACTGCCGGTGATCAGCATGGCCAGGCGCGCTTCGGGCAGCACGAACAGCTGCGTGCCGTAGAACTCGTAAGCGCCGCCTTTGCTCCAGGCGCGCACGCCGGCCGCTTCCAGCGCCGGCTGCTGAACCGAATCCCAACCCAGTCCCCAGCGCCACAGGGAAGACGCAGGGTCGGGGATGACGCGCGTGTGGGCGCGCTGGTCGCGGCCCATTTCGCGCACCCCGTCGGCCGACACGATGCGCCGGCCTTCGTAGGCGCCCTCGTCCAGCAACAGGCGCGCCAGTTTCATCAGGTCGGTGGGCGTGGAGACCACGCCGCCGCTCGCATAGTTCGCGGGCAACTCCTGTGGCAAGGCCTGCCCGTTTCTGTGCGCCTGGGCGAAGCTGCCCTCGGCCGCCGGCGCGAGCGCATAGCCCGTGTGGCTCATGCCCAGCGGCGCGAAGATTTCGCGCTCGACAAAGGCGGGAAAGGCCAGCCCGCTGAGTTGCTTGACCAGCGGCTCCACCAGGGTGAAGCCGTCGTTGCAGTACATCGCCATGTCGCCTGGCTCGTGCTTCAGGCGCGATTGCGCGATGGCCGCCATCGTTTCCTGCGCGTAGTCCGGGTAGGGCACGGGATTGCCGCCATTGCGGTAGTTGTTGCCCGGCACGCCCGATGCGTGCGAAATCAGATGGCGTACGGTGATGCGGGTGTAGCCCTCGGAGCGCATGCGAAAGGCGGGCAGCAGTTCGGCCAGCGGCTGGTCCAGCGTAAGTTGGCCGCGATCGCGCAGGATCATCACGGCCAGCGCCGTGACCACCTTGGAAATGGATGCCACGTTGAAGCGCGTGTCGGGCGTGGCCAGCAGGTTGCGCTGGCGGTTGGCAAAGCCAAAGGCTTCGCGCCACACCACGCGATCCCCGGCCAGCAGGGCCACCGACACGGCGGCGGTCTGGCTGTCGCTGCGGCCCAGCGCCGTGCGTATTGCGTCGCGGCACCAACGCACGGACTCGGGCTCAGCCTCGGGCTCCGTCGGTACGGCGGACCACGAGGGCCCGCTGGAGCCACCGCCACAGGCCTGCAGCAGGGGCGAGGCCAGCCCCGCCGCCGCCAGGCCCAGATAGCGGCGGCGTGAGACGCCGGCCTGTGAAGTTTCGGGAGGCATTGGGGCGTGGCGGGCTGGGCGCATGAAGGCGAATTCCTTGTTTGAAGGGTCGAAGGCGCCGAGCCCAGGAGTGGCATTCGCCTGCGCGCGCAAGGGGCCGGTCGCGAGGAACGAAATGCGATCGGCAACTTGAGTCTTTGCCGACCTTAATGACAAAGTAATACGTATTATTGTCGAGTCGGCATCGCTTGAAACACACTTTTCCGAAAGATTCAAACCAAAGACACGACTGCGCCTCAAGGTGGCTTTGTGCAGACGTTCCCTAGGCGCCCAGGAGGGCACGCCGCGCGAGCAACGCCGCCAGGACCAGCATCGTGCCGCCGATCAACGCGTCGAGCATTCGCCAGGCACGCGGACGCGCAAACACCGGTGCCAGCCACCGCGCACCGAAACCCAGCGCCGAGAACCACAGCGCGCTGGCCAGCGCCGAGCCCGCGACGAACCAGCCTTTGAGCGAGCCGCCATACTGCGCGCCGGTGCTTCCCACGAGCAGCACGGTGTCGAGATAGACATGGGGGTTCAGCAAGGTGAAACCCGCCGCCTGGGCCAGCACGGCCGCGCGCGAAAGCGATGCGCCTTGCGCGGCCGCCTGCAGCGTGCCGGCGCGCCGCGACCGCCAGAGCGCCCGCAAGCCGTACGCGCCAAGAAACAGTGCGCCGAGTCCCGCCAGCGCGGTGGCGAATGCGGGCCGGCCTTGCAGCGCCTGCGCCATGCCGGCCACGCCCGCTGCGATCAGCACCGCATCGCTGGCGGCGCAGAACAGCACCACGGCGCTCACGTGCTCGCGCCGCAGGCCCTGGCGCAGCACATACGCGTTCTGCGCGCCGATGGCGACGATGAGCACCAGGCTCATGAAGAGCCCGTTGATGAATGCGGCGGTGATCTGTTCGTAAGCCATGGCGCAAGCTTGCCGCCGCGGCCCCGTTAACTCAAACTAAACTTCCTAAGCCAGATTCAGTTTTCCTAATCCGGAGGATGCATGCTCGACTACGCCGCCCTCAATGCACTGGCCGCCGTGGTGCGCGAAGGCAGCTTCGAGCGCGCGGCGCGCGCGCTGAACGTCACGCCCTCGGCCGTTTCGCAACGCGTGAAGCTGCTCGAGGAGCGCACGGGCGGCGCGCTGCTGGTGCGCGGCCAGCCCTGCGTGGCTACCGAGGCCGGACAGCAGCTGTGCCGCCACATCGAGCGCGTGGGCATGCTGGAGCACGAGTTGCGCGACGCGCTCCCGGCGCTCGGCATGGGCGGCGCAAGCGGCAGCGCGGCCGAGCGGGTCACGGTGCGCGTGGCGGTGAACGCCGACAGCCTCGCCACCTGGTTCATGGCGGCCGCATCCGCCTTTGCACGGCAGGAGGAATCCGCCCTGCTGGACCTGACCGTGGACGACCAGGACCACACGGCCGAGCGCCTGCGAAGCGGTGCGGTGCTGGCCGCTGTCACCGCACTGGCGCAGCCGGTCGCGGGCTGCAACAGCGAAGCGCTGGGCGCCATGCACTACGTGGCCGCCGCGAGCCCCGGGTTCGTGCGCCGCCATTTCGGCAAGGGCGTGGGTGCGCGGACCCTGGCCCAGGCGCCGAGCCTGGTGTTCGACCGCAAGGACCGGCTGCAGGCGCGCTGGGTGCGGCGCATCTGCCATCGCAGCATCGAGACGCCCCGCCACTGGCTGCCCTCCGCGCCCGGCTTCGTCGACGCGGCGTGCGCCGGCATGGGCTGGGGGATGCTTCCGGCCAGCATGGCGGCCGAAGCGCTGCGCACGGGCGCGCTGGTCGAACTGGTGCCGGACTCCACGCTGCAGGTGCCGCTCTACTGGCAGCAGGCGCGCGCGGCGCCGCAACTGCTGGAGCGGCTCAAGGCGGCGGTGCGCACCGCCGCCGCGAGCGGCGCGCACGCGCTGGGCTGAAAAGGCCGCCTACTGCTTTCCGCCCACCACCACGGTCACCATGCGCGCGGGCTGCAGCTTGCGCGCAAAGGCGGCGCGGACTTCGTCCGCCGTGACCGCGTTCATGCGCGCGGTCCAGGTGTCTAGGTAGTCGAGCGGCAGGTCGAACCAGGCGATGTTGGCGACGTTGCCGATGAGCTTGCGGTTGCTGTCCAGCAAGAGCGGAAAGCCGCCGATCAGGTTGTCCTTCGCGGCCTTGAGCTCGGCGGCGGTCGGGCCCTCGGCCACGAACTTCGCGACCACGTCGCGCGAGACCTTGACGGCTTCCTCGGCCTGGTCGGGCCGCGTCTGGAAACCCACGCGGAACGCACCGGCATCCAGGCCCGGCGAAAACCCGCTGTACACGCTGTAGGCCAGCCCGCGCTTCTCGCGCACCTCGCTGGTCAGCCGCGAGACGAAGCCGCCGCCGCCCAGCACGTAGTTGCCGAGCGTGAGCGCGAAGTGGTCCGGGTCCTTGCGCGGGTAGCCCGGCTGGCCGATCAGCACATGGGCCTGCGCCGAAGCGAACGGAATGCGCTCGTCCTTGGGCGCCGCGAGTGCGGTCACAGGTGCAATCGCGGGCAGCGGCGTGCAGGCCTCGGGGCCGGGCAGCCGCGAGAGCAGCGCGGTGGCCATGGCTTCCGCCTCGGTCCGGGTCACGGCACCCACGATGCTGAGCTTGGCGCGGCACGGCACGATGAGTTGCTGGTAGCGCTGGCGCATGGCCGCGGTGTCGATCCGCGCGAGCGTGGCTTCGGTGACCTCCTGCCCGTAGGGATGCATACCGTAGACGCCTTGCGCGAAGGCGCGGCCTGCGATGGTCGCGGGCTTGGTGTTGGCTTCTTTCAGCGAGGCATTGATGCGCTCGCGCTCGCGCTGCCAGATGTCGTCGGGGAACGCCGGCTCGCCGATTTCGCGGGAGGCCAGTGCCACGACCTTGGCCAGCAGCGCAGGGTCGGACAAGGTGCGCAGCGAGTAGCTCGCGCGGTCGTTGCCCGCGCTGGCGTTGAACTCCGCGCCCAGGTCGGCCCACGCTTCGCCGAGCGCGTTCTCGTCGAGTGCCGGCTCGCCGTTCTTGCCAGCACGCACGCCTTTCTCGACCATGGTTGCGCTCACGCTCGCCAGGCCGGCCTGCGCAGCCGGATCGCGCCGGCTGCCGGCGTCGAAGTCGATCTGCACGTCGACGATGGGCAGCGCCTGGGTCGACACGAGGTAGATTTTCGCGCCGCTCGCGAGCGTCCAGTGCTCGATCGGCAGTGCCGCCTGCGCGGCGTGGATGCCCGTGGCGGCAAGGGCGGCGAACAGAACGGATCGCAGGGTTTTTTTCATGGGGGTCATGGGATGCGGCCTCTCAGCGCAGCTCGCCCTGGGGCGCTGCAAATCCGCGGCCGCGGGGCTTGGCGTCCAGCGGCAGGGGCCGCAGGGTCGCCACGGTGAGCTGGTCGTCTCCGAAGTACTTGCCGGCCACCGCCTGGACCTGCGCCGGCGTCACCGCCTGCAGCTTGGCGACGACCCGCGCGCTGGTGTCCAGCGGCAGGCCCTGCACCCAGTTGCTGCCGAGTTCGCGGGCCTGCGCCATCACGGAATCGCGCTTGTAGGTTTCGCTCGCCACCCATTGCGTCTTGACCCGCGCGAGTTCGGCCTCGCCCACGCCCTCCTTCGCGACGCGTGCCACTTCGGCCCGCAGCGCGGCCTCGACCGTCTCGGCGCTCTTGCCGTTCGCCGGCACGCCCACGAGCATGAACAGCTGCGGTCCGCGTCCCGCGAGCCCCGAATAGGCGCCGACCGAATCGGCCACGCGGTTCGGGCCCTGCGTCAGCGCGCGGTCGAGCCGCGCGCCCGTGTAGCCGTCGAGCACGGCCGACAGCACCGTGAGCGCCCACACATCGGAGTCGGCGGCGTCGATGCTGTCCAGCTGCGGAATGCGGAACGCGAGCGACACGTAGGCCTGCTCGGCCGGCGCCTTGAATTCGATGCGGCGGATGCCGCGCTGCGCGGGCTCGGTGCGCGGCTTGCGCGCGGGCACGGCGCGGGCCGGAATGCCGCCGTAGTACTTCTCGGCCAGGGCGCGCACCTGCGCCACGTCGACGTCGCCGACCACCACGACGGCGGCATTGGCGGGCACGTACCAGCGGCGGAAGAAGGCGCGCGCGTCGTCGGGCGTCATGGCGTCGAGGTCGCTCATCCAGCCGACCACGGGCCGGTGGTAGGGCGATGCGGTGAAGACGGCCGCACTCTGCTGTTCGCCGAGCAAGGCGCGCGGCTGGTCCTCGGTGCGCAGGCGGCGCTCTTCCTTGACCACCTCGATCTCGCGCTTGAACTCGTCGTCGGACCACTGGTTGTTGGCGAAGCGGTCCGACTCGAGCTTCATGACCTGCTCCAGGCTCGCCACCGGGATCTGCTGGTAG
The Variovorax sp. OAS795 genome window above contains:
- the coaD gene encoding pantetheine-phosphate adenylyltransferase — its product is MASNVIAVYPGTFDPITLGHEDVVRRATQLFSKVIVAVAAGHHKKALFSLQERIEMAREAVQPFSDQVTVESFSGLLRDFVVARGGKAMVRGLRAVTDFDYEFQLAGMNRSLMPDVETVFLTPSDKYQFISSTFVREIAMLGGEVHKFVSPDVEKQLAAKVRSLGRE
- a CDS encoding RsmD family RNA methyltransferase, which produces MPQKKAAAAQRSPSKPSTPPARAKALPREVRIIGGQWKRSRLPVADKPGLRPTPDRVRETLFNWLASMAGASGGELPGWHCVDAFAGTGALGLEAASRGAANVLLCEQDAALVAQLQAAKARLSAETVRIERGNGLTALERTAAGSLDAVFLDPPFDNAALYEPSLRAAARAVKAAGAVYLEAPRRWSGEELAAVGLVEFRYLKAGAVHAHLLRPAANGTA
- a CDS encoding serine hydrolase domain-containing protein, which codes for MPPETSQAGVSRRRYLGLAAAGLASPLLQACGGGSSGPSWSAVPTEPEAEPESVRWCRDAIRTALGRSDSQTAAVSVALLAGDRVVWREAFGFANRQRNLLATPDTRFNVASISKVVTALAVMILRDRGQLTLDQPLAELLPAFRMRSEGYTRITVRHLISHASGVPGNNYRNGGNPVPYPDYAQETMAAIAQSRLKHEPGDMAMYCNDGFTLVEPLVKQLSGLAFPAFVEREIFAPLGMSHTGYALAPAAEGSFAQAHRNGQALPQELPANYASGGVVSTPTDLMKLARLLLDEGAYEGRRIVSADGVREMGRDQRAHTRVIPDPASSLWRWGLGWDSVQQPALEAAGVRAWSKGGAYEFYGTQLFVLPEARLAMLITGSGLDYDPTALAEGLMVRVAAERGARRAAPLASAVPAPVSPAPERAALEGVYANFSAPLQVRAAADGSLTLQRWESPWVVVQTLRARSDGYWWAEGQSSICYRFQTVGGHRYLSQRTLASHSLYWAEEPIGEWLPPLDTPLPAAWQARLGSRWQRVNDLKDSLPGFKPWIWDIGELAELPGYVLLDNGQVVRVIDDDQAGMTVQIPVIVGRDLMELNMVRSDGKEELHAGGMIFQRIPV
- a CDS encoding LysE/ArgO family amino acid transporter — translated: MAYEQITAAFINGLFMSLVLIVAIGAQNAYVLRQGLRREHVSAVVLFCAASDAVLIAAGVAGMAQALQGRPAFATALAGLGALFLGAYGLRALWRSRRAGTLQAAAQGASLSRAAVLAQAAGFTLLNPHVYLDTVLLVGSTGAQYGGSLKGWFVAGSALASALWFSALGFGARWLAPVFARPRAWRMLDALIGGTMLVLAALLARRALLGA
- a CDS encoding LysR family transcriptional regulator ArgP, translating into MLDYAALNALAAVVREGSFERAARALNVTPSAVSQRVKLLEERTGGALLVRGQPCVATEAGQQLCRHIERVGMLEHELRDALPALGMGGASGSAAERVTVRVAVNADSLATWFMAAASAFARQEESALLDLTVDDQDHTAERLRSGAVLAAVTALAQPVAGCNSEALGAMHYVAAASPGFVRRHFGKGVGARTLAQAPSLVFDRKDRLQARWVRRICHRSIETPRHWLPSAPGFVDAACAGMGWGMLPASMAAEALRTGALVELVPDSTLQVPLYWQQARAAPQLLERLKAAVRTAAASGAHALG
- a CDS encoding pitrilysin family protein, encoding MTPMKKTLRSVLFAALAATGIHAAQAALPIEHWTLASGAKIYLVSTQALPIVDVQIDFDAGSRRDPAAQAGLASVSATMVEKGVRAGKNGEPALDENALGEAWADLGAEFNASAGNDRASYSLRTLSDPALLAKVVALASREIGEPAFPDDIWQRERERINASLKEANTKPATIAGRAFAQGVYGMHPYGQEVTEATLARIDTAAMRQRYQQLIVPCRAKLSIVGAVTRTEAEAMATALLSRLPGPEACTPLPAIAPVTALAAPKDERIPFASAQAHVLIGQPGYPRKDPDHFALTLGNYVLGGGGFVSRLTSEVREKRGLAYSVYSGFSPGLDAGAFRVGFQTRPDQAEEAVKVSRDVVAKFVAEGPTAAELKAAKDNLIGGFPLLLDSNRKLIGNVANIAWFDLPLDYLDTWTARMNAVTADEVRAAFARKLQPARMVTVVVGGKQ
- a CDS encoding pitrilysin family protein: MKHPSPRRAASGAVLAMALSALWAMPAQAQSTPAPAAPSPAAAAAPAPQQFTLANGMTLLVLPDRRAPTAVQMVWVRVGSVDEVDGTSGVAHVLEHMMFKGTKDIKPGEFSRRVAALGGQENAFTTRDYTGYYQQIPVASLEQVMKLESDRFANNQWSDDEFKREIEVVKEERRLRTEDQPRALLGEQQSAAVFTASPYHRPVVGWMSDLDAMTPDDARAFFRRWYVPANAAVVVVGDVDVAQVRALAEKYYGGIPARAVPARKPRTEPAQRGIRRIEFKAPAEQAYVSLAFRIPQLDSIDAADSDVWALTVLSAVLDGYTGARLDRALTQGPNRVADSVGAYSGLAGRGPQLFMLVGVPANGKSAETVEAALRAEVARVAKEGVGEAELARVKTQWVASETYKRDSVMAQARELGSNWVQGLPLDTSARVVAKLQAVTPAQVQAVAGKYFGDDQLTVATLRPLPLDAKPRGRGFAAPQGELR